In Nocardioides sp. InS609-2, a single genomic region encodes these proteins:
- a CDS encoding SGNH/GDSL hydrolase family protein: MSFSLVRAMATASAAAVLAVPLLHAPAQAAAAEYVALGDSYSSGTGTRSYIADGTSCQRSTKAYPSLIAAARGYSLNFRACSGARIPDVTNTQLSALTAATSFVTISVGGNDAGFADVLTECAKPGWMSNCNGAVDRAQAFINNALPGQLAGLYAAIRSRAPNAQVVVAGYPRIFNGEDCNAATFFSPAEEIRLNQTADLLNSRTSTQAAAAGFGYANPTSAFIGHAVCDNPEWLNGLSNPISESYHPNVAGHASGYTPTVSGVLTGVALQVTGAMRRTSAASASSQAATQRQYAAADRSIRPKEFTAPDLTSKAARVAARKAGIDLEKWVARH; this comes from the coding sequence ATGTCGTTCTCACTCGTGCGCGCCATGGCGACCGCGTCCGCGGCCGCCGTGCTCGCCGTACCTCTCCTGCATGCACCCGCCCAGGCGGCCGCTGCCGAGTACGTCGCCCTCGGCGACAGCTACTCGTCGGGCACCGGCACGCGCAGCTACATCGCCGACGGCACGTCGTGCCAGCGGTCGACGAAGGCCTACCCGTCCCTGATCGCGGCGGCGCGCGGCTACTCGCTGAACTTCCGTGCCTGCTCCGGGGCCCGCATCCCCGACGTCACCAACACCCAGCTCTCCGCGCTGACCGCCGCGACCAGCTTCGTGACGATCTCGGTCGGCGGCAACGACGCCGGGTTCGCCGACGTACTCACCGAGTGCGCGAAGCCGGGTTGGATGAGCAACTGCAACGGCGCTGTCGACCGCGCGCAGGCCTTCATCAACAACGCGCTCCCCGGGCAGCTGGCCGGCCTGTACGCCGCGATCCGCAGCCGGGCGCCGAACGCGCAGGTGGTGGTCGCCGGCTACCCGCGCATCTTCAACGGCGAGGACTGCAACGCCGCGACCTTCTTCTCGCCCGCCGAGGAGATCCGGCTCAACCAGACCGCCGACCTGCTCAACAGCCGGACCAGTACCCAGGCCGCGGCCGCCGGCTTCGGCTACGCGAACCCGACCTCGGCCTTCATCGGCCACGCGGTCTGTGACAACCCCGAGTGGCTGAACGGCCTCTCCAACCCGATCAGCGAGAGCTACCACCCCAATGTCGCCGGCCACGCCAGTGGCTACACGCCGACCGTCAGCGGTGTGCTCACCGGCGTCGCGCTCCAGGTGACCGGCGCGATGCGGCGTACGTCCGCGGCCAGCGCCTCATCGCAGGCAGCTACTCAGCGCCAGTACGCCGCGGCAGACCGCTCCATCCGTCCGAAGGAGTTCACCGCCCCGGACCTGACCTCGAAGGCCGCCCGGGTGGCGGCACGGAAGGCCGGGATCGACCTGGAGAAGTGGGTGGCGCGGCACTGA
- a CDS encoding penicillin-binding transpeptidase domain-containing protein, translating into MHLRTGSAALALTALAATLTACDLPWSGGPDPEPVLEKLAVALEAGDVPADMEPVLAEVADLPHSVTAAPAKIEEDAATSALTWQWEVAGEPWEYDVPVELNLVGDEWQFDWTPTLIHPELTDGDTLDTTTINSARGPITGAGDLPLVTGRDVVRFGIDRSLIDPAQADASARALAALMQVDPERFATSVVKAGPKAFVEAIALRTEDVDPAVSAGLEAIPGARAVPGTQQLGPTRGFAAPIVGTVGPVTAEMVEEKPDTYAAGDVAGLSGLQARYDDQLRGTPGLVINRVTGDGEEELFRVDQVDGQPLATTLDENLQVAAEKILADVGPASALVAIRPSDGAILAAANGPGAGGYNNATFGQLAPGSTFKTVSTLALLRAGLTPETPVPCTASIVVDGKPFENYDDYPDDRLGTIPLRSALANSCNTAFISQRDKIPAGGLAEAAAALGLGVDHDLGFPAYFGQVEPPASDTEGAADMIGQGSVLASPMTMASVIGSVQAGHTVVPKLLTSTVATEQTPIPEAEALRGMMRGVVTDGSGTFLNALPGPPVIAKTGTAEFDRDGKRLLHAWMVAAQGDLAVAAFVDEGVGGRVTAGPLLEAMLRAGR; encoded by the coding sequence ATGCATCTGCGGACCGGTTCGGCGGCCCTTGCCCTCACTGCCCTTGCGGCCACGCTCACGGCGTGCGATCTGCCCTGGTCGGGCGGACCCGACCCGGAGCCGGTGCTGGAGAAGCTTGCCGTCGCGCTCGAGGCCGGTGACGTGCCCGCCGACATGGAGCCAGTGCTCGCCGAAGTGGCCGACCTGCCGCACTCGGTGACGGCAGCGCCGGCGAAGATCGAGGAGGACGCCGCGACATCCGCGCTGACCTGGCAGTGGGAGGTGGCGGGCGAGCCCTGGGAGTACGACGTGCCCGTCGAGCTGAACCTTGTCGGGGACGAGTGGCAGTTCGACTGGACCCCGACGCTGATCCACCCCGAGCTGACCGACGGCGACACCCTCGACACCACCACGATCAACTCGGCGCGCGGCCCGATCACCGGCGCCGGTGACCTGCCGTTGGTGACCGGGCGCGACGTCGTGCGGTTCGGCATCGACCGGTCCCTGATCGACCCGGCGCAGGCCGACGCGTCCGCCCGGGCGCTGGCCGCGCTCATGCAGGTCGACCCCGAGCGGTTCGCGACCTCGGTCGTCAAGGCCGGGCCGAAGGCGTTCGTCGAGGCCATCGCGCTGCGCACCGAGGACGTCGATCCGGCTGTCTCCGCGGGACTCGAGGCCATCCCGGGCGCCCGCGCCGTACCCGGCACGCAACAGCTCGGCCCCACGCGCGGCTTCGCGGCGCCCATCGTCGGCACGGTCGGACCGGTGACCGCCGAGATGGTCGAGGAGAAGCCCGACACCTACGCCGCCGGAGACGTGGCCGGCCTGTCCGGCCTCCAGGCGAGGTACGACGACCAGCTGCGCGGCACGCCCGGCCTGGTGATCAACCGCGTGACAGGCGACGGCGAGGAGGAGCTCTTCCGGGTCGACCAGGTCGACGGTCAGCCGCTCGCCACCACGCTCGACGAGAACCTCCAGGTGGCGGCCGAGAAGATCCTCGCCGACGTCGGCCCGGCCAGCGCACTGGTGGCGATCCGGCCGTCAGACGGGGCGATCCTGGCAGCCGCCAACGGTCCCGGCGCGGGTGGCTACAACAACGCGACGTTCGGCCAGCTCGCGCCCGGCTCGACGTTCAAGACCGTCAGCACCCTGGCGCTGTTGCGGGCCGGACTCACGCCCGAGACTCCCGTGCCGTGCACGGCGTCGATCGTGGTCGACGGGAAGCCGTTCGAGAACTACGACGACTACCCGGACGACCGGCTCGGCACGATCCCGCTGCGGTCGGCGCTTGCCAACTCCTGCAACACCGCTTTCATCTCCCAGCGCGACAAGATCCCGGCCGGCGGCCTGGCAGAGGCGGCCGCGGCGCTCGGGCTCGGGGTCGACCACGACCTCGGCTTCCCGGCGTACTTCGGCCAGGTCGAGCCGCCGGCCAGCGACACCGAGGGCGCGGCCGACATGATCGGCCAGGGCAGCGTGCTCGCGTCGCCGATGACGATGGCCTCGGTGATCGGGTCCGTCCAGGCAGGGCACACCGTCGTACCCAAGCTGCTCACCTCGACCGTGGCGACCGAGCAGACGCCGATCCCCGAGGCCGAGGCGCTGCGCGGGATGATGCGCGGCGTGGTCACCGACGGCAGCGGCACCTTCTTGAACGCGCTGCCCGGCCCGCCGGTGATCGCGAAGACCGGCACGGCCGAGTTCGACCGTGACGGCAAGCGGCTGCTGCACGCCTGGATGGTCGCTGCGCAGGGCGATCTCGCCGTCGCGGCCTTCGTCGACGAAGGCGTTGGTGGACGGGTGACGGCGGGCCCGTTGCTCGAGGCGATGTTGCGCGCGGGGCGTTGA
- the glmS gene encoding glutamine--fructose-6-phosphate transaminase (isomerizing) translates to MCGIVGYIGAQQAPPILLEGLSRLEHRGYDSAGLVVRANGRGPRALKVAKRAGRVRDLADGLPKRFAGTAGIGHTRWATHGPANDVNAHPHTDAAQRVAVVHNGIIDNAAALRDKLTADGVELVSDTDTEVIAHLIGQSEADTLEGKVRDALSVIDGTWGLAVLHADFPDRIVVARNGSPLIVGVGDKEMYVASDLAALVRHTTTVAMLDDGELATVTANGFTTFRHDLTATSKAASRVDVDPASYEDATENQWGHASYMHKEMLEQPAAAERMLRGRLDERFGAAHLGGLNMEPREFRAIRRVKILGCGSAYYVGQMGAGLIEDLARIPADAEAASEFRYRNPIIEPDTLYVAVSQSGETIDSLLAVQEIRRKGGRVIGLVNVVGSAIARECDGGIYLHAGPEVAVASTKALTNMFLGFALLAIQLGRVRDLSIADGKRLVTALAALPGQIEQILAKEEEYAEVARTLAEAPSLFFIGRVRGFPVAREGAQKFKEISYRHAEAYQTSELKHGPLALIEPALPTVAIVPADDLTERNVGALHEIAARRGPLVVVTHEGVDLGGVAATRLDVPRSEPELDPILMTLPLQLLAYHAALHLGHDIDKPRNLAKSVTVE, encoded by the coding sequence ATGTGCGGAATCGTCGGCTACATCGGCGCCCAGCAGGCACCACCGATCCTGCTCGAGGGGCTCAGCCGCCTGGAGCACCGCGGCTATGACTCGGCGGGTCTCGTGGTCCGGGCCAACGGTCGCGGACCGCGCGCGCTCAAGGTCGCCAAGCGAGCCGGGCGGGTGCGGGACCTGGCCGACGGCCTGCCCAAGCGGTTCGCCGGCACGGCTGGCATCGGGCACACCCGGTGGGCCACCCACGGTCCGGCCAACGACGTCAACGCCCACCCGCACACCGACGCGGCGCAGCGGGTGGCCGTCGTGCACAACGGCATCATCGACAACGCCGCCGCCCTGCGCGACAAACTCACCGCCGACGGCGTCGAGCTGGTCTCCGACACCGACACCGAGGTCATCGCGCACCTGATCGGGCAGTCGGAGGCCGACACCCTGGAGGGAAAGGTCCGCGACGCGCTGTCGGTGATCGACGGCACGTGGGGGCTGGCCGTGCTGCACGCCGACTTCCCGGACCGGATCGTCGTGGCCCGCAACGGCAGCCCGCTGATCGTAGGGGTGGGTGACAAGGAGATGTACGTCGCCTCCGACCTGGCCGCGCTGGTGCGTCACACCACCACCGTGGCGATGCTCGACGACGGCGAGCTGGCTACGGTCACGGCCAACGGGTTCACCACGTTCCGCCACGACCTGACGGCCACCTCGAAGGCAGCCAGCCGGGTCGACGTCGACCCCGCGTCGTACGAGGACGCCACAGAGAATCAGTGGGGCCACGCGTCGTACATGCACAAGGAGATGCTCGAGCAGCCCGCCGCCGCCGAGCGGATGCTGCGCGGCCGGCTCGACGAGCGGTTCGGCGCCGCCCACCTGGGCGGGCTGAACATGGAGCCGCGGGAGTTCCGTGCGATCCGGCGGGTGAAGATCCTGGGCTGTGGCTCGGCGTACTACGTCGGCCAGATGGGTGCCGGGCTGATCGAGGACCTGGCGCGCATCCCCGCCGACGCCGAGGCGGCCAGCGAGTTCCGCTACCGCAACCCGATCATCGAGCCCGACACGCTGTACGTCGCGGTCAGCCAGTCCGGCGAGACCATCGACTCGCTGCTGGCCGTGCAGGAGATCCGGCGCAAGGGCGGGCGCGTCATCGGGCTCGTCAACGTCGTCGGCAGCGCCATCGCCCGCGAGTGCGACGGCGGGATCTACCTGCACGCCGGCCCCGAGGTCGCGGTGGCGAGCACGAAGGCGCTGACCAACATGTTCCTCGGCTTCGCGCTGCTGGCGATCCAGCTCGGCCGGGTGCGTGACCTCTCCATCGCCGACGGCAAGCGGCTGGTCACCGCGCTGGCGGCGCTGCCCGGACAGATCGAGCAGATCCTGGCCAAGGAGGAGGAGTACGCCGAGGTGGCGCGCACTCTCGCCGAGGCGCCGAGTCTGTTCTTCATCGGTCGAGTGCGCGGCTTCCCGGTGGCGCGCGAGGGTGCGCAGAAGTTCAAGGAGATCAGCTACCGGCACGCCGAGGCCTACCAGACCTCCGAGCTCAAGCACGGGCCGCTGGCGCTGATCGAGCCTGCCCTGCCCACCGTGGCGATCGTGCCGGCCGACGACCTGACCGAGCGCAACGTCGGCGCCCTGCACGAGATCGCCGCCCGCCGCGGACCGCTCGTCGTGGTCACCCACGAAGGCGTCGACCTCGGCGGGGTCGCGGCCACGCGCCTCGACGTACCGAGGAGTGAGCCGGAGCTCGACCCGATCCTGATGACCCTGCCGCTGCAACTGCTGGCCTACCACGCCGCGTTGCACCTGGGTCATGACATCGACAAGCCGCGGAACCTCGCGAAGTCGGTCACGGTGGAGTAG
- a CDS encoding VOC family protein has protein sequence MNATKTDITGVRTVSIPVDDQDAALRFYVDTLGFRTLQDNPTPDGGRWIELAPGNDDVIVTLEPAAPNVTRGAIGIRFTTEDAETAHSKLQAAGVDTDEVLRWPGVPAMFAFRDPDGNAFSITEIA, from the coding sequence ATGAACGCCACTAAGACCGACATCACCGGGGTCCGTACCGTCAGCATCCCGGTCGACGACCAAGACGCCGCGTTGCGCTTCTACGTCGACACGCTCGGCTTCAGGACGCTGCAAGACAACCCGACGCCCGATGGCGGCCGCTGGATCGAACTCGCCCCGGGCAACGACGACGTGATCGTCACCCTCGAACCCGCGGCGCCCAACGTGACGCGCGGCGCCATCGGCATCCGATTCACCACCGAGGACGCCGAAACCGCGCACTCCAAACTTCAAGCCGCCGGAGTCGACACCGACGAAGTCCTCCGCTGGCCCGGAGTCCCAGCCATGTTCGCCTTCCGCGACCCCGACGGCAACGCCTTCTCCATCACCGAAATCGCCTAA
- a CDS encoding DUF1905 domain-containing protein, whose amino-acid sequence MPGSAEYFGTRSLVRNRSSINGHHFRGSFMALGDGTRKLAVPANMRAHVGKDADDTVNVQLDERIPPAPRRSTR is encoded by the coding sequence ATGCCCGGCTCGGCCGAGTACTTCGGCACCCGCAGCCTCGTGCGCAACCGCAGCAGCATCAACGGTCACCATTTCCGCGGCTCGTTCATGGCCCTCGGCGACGGCACCCGCAAACTCGCCGTCCCCGCCAACATGCGCGCCCACGTCGGTAAGGACGCCGACGACACCGTCAACGTTCAACTCGACGAACGCATCCCACCTGCACCGCGAAGGAGCACTCGATGA
- a CDS encoding metalloregulator ArsR/SmtB family transcription factor has translation MEQVFKALADPTRRELLDELFRHDGQALGALAGRFDMTRVAVAKHLRLLEGAGLVAVHRRGREKLHYLNPIPIRLVHDRWVSKYTEAWAASLVDLKRDLEASVEKIFEIYIRTSPERLWQAITDPEVRARYQFGAVIKSDWTSGSSYQVTHDGAPGSLIEGENLKIDPPRRLVQSYRAVWGDDVAAEGTSRVTWQIEPVGDSCRLTVTHDQLREDADEHLYGGWPMILSGLKTWLETGQELTTPGSLSYGGSK, from the coding sequence GTGGAACAGGTGTTCAAGGCGCTCGCGGACCCGACGCGGCGTGAACTGCTCGATGAGCTGTTCCGCCACGACGGGCAGGCCTTGGGCGCGCTTGCGGGCCGGTTCGACATGACGCGGGTGGCGGTGGCTAAGCACCTGCGCCTGTTGGAAGGCGCCGGGCTGGTTGCGGTCCACCGTCGAGGCCGGGAGAAGCTGCACTACCTCAATCCGATCCCGATCCGACTCGTCCACGACCGGTGGGTGAGCAAGTACACCGAGGCCTGGGCCGCCAGCCTCGTCGATCTCAAACGCGACCTGGAGGCGAGCGTGGAGAAGATATTCGAGATCTACATCCGGACCAGCCCGGAACGGCTGTGGCAGGCGATCACCGATCCCGAGGTCCGGGCGCGGTACCAGTTCGGTGCGGTTATCAAGTCCGACTGGACGTCCGGGTCGAGCTACCAGGTGACGCACGACGGGGCGCCTGGCTCGCTGATCGAGGGTGAGAACCTTAAGATCGACCCGCCGCGCCGGCTGGTGCAGTCCTATCGAGCGGTGTGGGGCGACGACGTCGCCGCAGAGGGCACCAGCCGTGTCACGTGGCAGATCGAGCCCGTCGGCGACTCGTGTCGGTTGACCGTCACCCACGACCAGCTGCGTGAGGATGCCGACGAGCACCTCTACGGCGGCTGGCCGATGATCCTGTCCGGGCTCAAGACCTGGCTCGAGACCGGCCAAGAACTCACCACTCCGGGCTCACTCAGTTATGGAGGATCGAAATGA
- a CDS encoding IS1380 family transposase, with protein MQLCHTPRATSAVFDDPNLVSSAGLVPVLALARSAGLQELAQAHLTVPTDKGANAGLKVSSLVAGMVAGADSIDDMALLRHGGMGRVFTNAYAPSTLGSFLRTFSFGHVRQLDAVASRFLAGLAEQAPLIVTSPDTSERVMIDIDDTIVEVHGHAKQGSGYGYSGVRGLNALLAVVSTSQSAPVIVAHRLRKGSCGSPRGAKRLVADALKTTSKLPAKSDLRPMLRADSAFYGAEVVNAALRGGADISVTVRMDPKVKAAIATIGDDAWTTIEYTDAVFDEPTNTWVSRAEVAEIPFTAFTSKKKADQVTGRLVVRRIPDLNTSAKNGQETLFDTWRFHAFFTTTDPAVAGTVAADKTHRGHAIIEQVHSDLKGSALAHLPSGKFAANAAWLVLAVIAFNLTRAAATITGPGLAKATTATIRRKLIAVPARVASSARRVTLHLPTGWPCETAWSELFNRACGPTPAPTT; from the coding sequence ATGCAACTTTGCCACACGCCCCGTGCCACGTCGGCAGTGTTCGATGATCCCAATCTCGTGTCGTCGGCCGGGCTGGTCCCGGTCCTCGCGCTGGCCCGATCCGCGGGACTCCAGGAACTGGCCCAAGCCCACCTCACTGTGCCGACCGACAAGGGCGCGAACGCGGGGTTGAAGGTGTCCTCGCTGGTCGCCGGGATGGTCGCCGGCGCGGACAGCATCGATGACATGGCGCTGCTCCGTCACGGCGGGATGGGCCGGGTGTTCACGAACGCCTACGCGCCCTCGACGCTGGGTTCGTTCCTGCGCACGTTCAGCTTCGGCCACGTCCGCCAGCTCGACGCTGTCGCCTCGAGGTTCTTGGCCGGGCTGGCCGAGCAGGCACCGCTGATCGTGACCTCACCTGACACCAGCGAGCGGGTGATGATCGACATCGACGACACCATCGTCGAGGTCCACGGGCACGCCAAGCAGGGCTCTGGCTACGGCTACTCCGGCGTGCGTGGGCTCAACGCGCTGCTCGCTGTCGTGTCCACGAGCCAGTCCGCGCCGGTGATCGTGGCCCACCGGCTCCGGAAGGGATCATGTGGTTCACCGCGGGGCGCGAAACGCCTGGTCGCCGACGCGTTGAAGACCACCAGCAAACTGCCCGCCAAGTCCGATCTGCGCCCGATGCTGCGAGCCGACTCCGCGTTCTACGGCGCCGAGGTGGTCAACGCGGCGTTGCGCGGTGGCGCCGACATCTCGGTCACCGTGCGAATGGATCCCAAGGTCAAGGCGGCGATCGCCACCATCGGTGACGATGCCTGGACCACCATCGAGTACACCGACGCCGTCTTCGATGAACCCACCAACACGTGGGTCTCCCGCGCCGAGGTCGCCGAGATTCCGTTCACCGCGTTCACTTCCAAGAAGAAAGCCGACCAAGTCACCGGACGGCTCGTGGTCCGCCGGATCCCCGACCTCAACACGTCCGCCAAGAATGGTCAGGAGACGTTGTTCGACACCTGGCGCTTCCACGCCTTCTTCACCACCACAGACCCGGCCGTGGCCGGCACGGTGGCCGCGGACAAGACCCACCGCGGCCACGCGATCATCGAACAGGTCCACTCCGACCTCAAGGGCTCCGCCCTCGCGCATCTGCCATCGGGAAAGTTCGCAGCGAACGCCGCCTGGCTCGTGCTGGCCGTCATAGCGTTCAACCTGACCAGAGCAGCCGCGACCATCACCGGCCCGGGACTCGCCAAAGCCACCACCGCGACCATCCGCCGCAAGCTGATCGCCGTGCCCGCCCGGGTCGCGTCCTCGGCACGAAGAGTGACGCTGCACCTCCCGACCGGATGGCCCTGTGAGACAGCCTGGAGCGAACTGTTCAACCGGGCCTGCGGACCAACACCGGCACCGACGACCTGA